AAGTCGACAGCGCCGCACACCTTGTCCATCAGCGGGAAGTCGCAGACTCCCATGGGTCTTACCTCCGTTCTGGGGCGAGTGTCAGGGCGCGACGGACGGCATGACGCCGACCAGGGCGCAGGAGTGGTGGGGTCGGCACTGGACCGCGAGGGTGGTGGACCGGCTCTCCGCGCCGCCGGCAGCCGAGCCCTTCCAGCGAATCGACTGCTTGCCGGAGACCGTGACGGCGTAGACGTACGCCTGGGTGATCGCCCCGGGGTCGTCCTGGAGGGCCTGGGTAAAGGCATGCGGGAAGTGCCCCTCGTTGATCTTGGCGGTGGCGACCTGCTTGTTGGCCGCCATCTCCTTCCACAGCACGGCCGAGGGGACCGCCTGGTCGACGGAGGCTGGGTCGGCGTACTTCGACTCCGTGGTCAGCCAGCCGCGCAGCGCCTTGCGCAGTTCGGGCTGCGAGTACGCGCGGGTGTCGTACGACCACAGCGCTGCGGCGGCGGCCTTCCCGTACGTGATCGGGTCGTGGGTTTTCGGCGGAACGGGCAGAGCGCGGGGCCGGGTGTGCGGCCCGGACGGTGCCGCGGGCGACGAGGACGCCGTGGGCGAACTCGGCGGTGGGGAAGCGGTATCGGAGGGGCTTCGGCCCTCGCGGGTGAGGTAGGCGGCCAGGCCGGCGAGGGCGACGAGCACCGCCAGGACGGCAGTGCCGAGCAGCGCCCGGCGGCGCACGCGAGATGCGCGGCCGGGGTGGGTGGTGTGCTGAGCCATCAGTGGACCTGCGTCCCGAGCGTCGAGAAGAACGCCACTACACCGTTGGCCGCACCGAGAAGAAGGGCCGCGCCCGCGCTGACCAGCACGCCCTTCTTCCCGTTCGCCTCGGCCTGGTGACCACCGGAGTGGTGACCCCAGGCCCACACGCCCGCACTGACGGCGAGGGCTCCGACCACGGCAATGAGTCCGAACAAGTTGATCGAGCCCATCACCTGCTTGAGGACGTTGAGGCCAGGGAGCCCGCCCTCGTTGGGCTTGATTCCGGGGTCGTAGGCGAGCTGTATGACCTGGTCAGCGAGATACATGGGAACTCCAGTTCGAATGAGCGCACGCCAAAGCCCGGTGGGGCGAACCAGCGGTGCGAGAGGGGAGGTAAGGAGGGGGAGGAGCGCCGGTCAGACGACTCGGCGGGCCGCGAGAATCCGCGATTTCCAGGACGCGACGGTGGTGATCCGTACGACGTCACCGGTGTGCGGGGCGTGGACGATCAGGCCCTGCCCGATCGCCATCCCGACGTGTTCCGGTACGGCGGCCGTCCCCTCGGTGAAGAGGAGGTCGCCCGGCTTGAGGGCATCGACCGAGACGGCCTTGCCGTCCTTGACCTGCGTGTACGTGGTCCGCGTCAGGGTGACCCCGGCGGCCTTGTACGCGCCCTGCATCAGGGAGGAGCAGTCGCAGCGGCCCATCGGGTCTTTGCCGTGGGAGTCGGTGCAAGTGCCGACCCACTGATACGGGGTGCCGAGCTGGCCGAGTGCCCACCGGATCGCCGTCTGTACCTTCGGCGGCGCGGAGGCGGGAATCTTGTACTCCTTCGGCAGTGCGCCCGCCGGGATGGTGCCGAAGTCCGTCCCGTCGCCGTCCGCCGAACAACCCCCCGCGGAATCGGGAGAGGGGCTGCCGGTGTCGGCAGAGCCGGACGGCGACGGGCTCGGCGATGAGCCGCCGGCCTTCTGCAGCAGGGGCTCGATGGCCTTCTGCAGGGCGGTGGCCAGCGGCTCCCATTTGGCGTACGCCTCCGGGAAGCCCGACTTCTGTACCGCCTGGGCGGCCTGGGTGACAGAGAGGGACTGCCAGCCGGAGACCTTCTTGAGCCCTTCGTAGAACTTCGTCGAGGCGTGCACCGGGTCGAGGATCTGGCTGGCCGTACCCCAGCCCATCGACGGCCGCTGCTGGAAGAGACCCAGCGAATCGCGGTCGCCGTAGGTCAGGTTCCGCAGGCCGCTCTCCTGCAGCGCGGTCGCCAGGGCGACGACCTGCCCTCGGGCGGGGATGTTCATCGCGACGCCCGTGGCCTGGACCGTCTTGGCGTTGGGCACTTGGTCGGCAGGCGCGTCCAGACCCGGCACGGAGACCGAGCCCCTGTCGCCGCCGTCCAGGATGGCCTTCACCTGCTTGGCGACGGCGGAGGTGTCCACACCCTGTGCACCGTCGGTCGAGCACGAAGCCGAGGCGGTCCCGGCACCGATGCCAAGGATCGGCAGTGCCAGCAGGAGTGGTCCGGTGGCGCACAGACCGACGAGGGCTCCCGTCGTCTTCTTCACGGCCGTCGCCGTGCAGCGCGACGGTGGTGCGGACCGGTCGAGGGAGGTGGGTCGGGGCGGGGGTGTGTCAGGGCATGCTGCATCGCAGCGGCTCCTCGGTGTTCGAAGGAGACGCGGTGCCGACTTCTCGTGCAAAGCCGTCGGCACCGCGCCGATGTGCATCCGCCTCTCAGCGGGCCCGGGTCAGAGGAGTTGGTAGCTCCCGCACGCCGGTTTCAGGTCACGCGCGGCAGCCAGCCGCGCTCGTAATCTCAGGCAGAGCACAGGGACCTCCTCACGGCGCTCGCGGGCAGATGGGCAACATGCCTCCGACGCTGCTCGATTGGACGAGACGGAACGGATAAGCACAGCTCAACGGGGGTTGAGCAGCGCTCCTTCCCGGTGGCACGGCGAGACAGTAGACCGGGACTCCGGCCGCACCAAACGACTGCCATCCAGGGGCCCGAAGCAGGAAGTCACCTTGTTAGGCGCGGCCGGAATTCGCCGTTAATCTCCGCTGCAACCTCGCACCGACTGCGCGCCGTTGAGCGCTGCACGGAGCAGGTCCAGACTCCGCCGTGCCCGAAGAAAGGCCCTTCCCATGAGCTACACGCTGCACCGAGCCGACGCCCTGACTGTCCTGAAGTCCCTCCCGGACGAGAGCGTCCAGGCGGTGATCACCGATCCGCCGTACAACTCCGGGGGCCGCACCAGCTCCGATCGAACCGGCCGCACTGCCCGCGCCAAGTACGTCACCAGCAACTCGGCGCACGACCTTGCCAACTTCCCGGGCGAGAACCGCGACCAGCGCTCCTACCGCTCCTGGCTCACCGAACTTCTCACCGAGGCGTGCCGGGCCTCGACCGAGCACGCGGTCGCGATGGTCTTCACCGACTGGCGCCAGGAGCCGACCACCTCCGACGCCCTGCAGATGGCGGGATGGACCTGGAGCGGCACGATTCCGTGGATCAAGCCGTCCAGCCGGCCCCGCAAGGGCGGGCCGAAGCAGGACTCGGAGTTCATCATCTGGGGCGTCAAGGGCTCCCTCGACAACACCCGCGACCTCTACCTGCCGGGGCACTACATCGCCTCTCAGCCCCGCAAGGGCCGGGTTCACATCACCCAGAAGCCAGTCGAGGTCATGCAGCAGCTCGTCCAGGTCTGCCCCGAGGGCGGCACTGTCCTCGACCCGTTCACCGGCAGCGGCTCCACTGGGGTCGCGGCCCTGCGCGAGGGACGCCGCTTCGTGGGCGTCGAGCTGTCCGCGCACTACGCCGACGTTGCCGAGGAGCGGCTGCGGGCCGAACTGACGAAGGACGACTTCGAGCTGGCCGGACCGGAGGCATGAGCGTGAGAGCGGAGAGGCCGGGGCCGGCGGCCCGCGACGCCAAAGGGCGGCTGGTGCATCGACTAATCCGATGCGCCGCCGTCTCCGCGGACGGATCGGTCGACCCGTCCAAGGTAGTTATGGCCTTCACACGCTTCGCTCCGAAGAGCGCAGCTGACTCCACCCGCCGCCTCGTCCGCTTCCAGGCAAAGGACTCGCGGCACCAGGATGCGGTGGTCGTGGACGTGGAGTAGACAGCGCAGCATTCTCAATTCCACTGATGCGGCGGGGTGCGCCCGGCAAACGGGAGCATGCCGGACCTGGAGCCCGGCATGCGTCCGCTTCCGCATCCGCGGAGGCACTGCCACTCAAGCAAGATCGGGCGGTCATCCTCAAGGGCTGTTAGACCCGATGAACGAGACCGGTCGGGCTCCACTGCCTACTTTGCCCGTACCCGTCGTCACCAGGATCGATCTCATGACAGCATGATCCTCCGAAAAGGTGGTGGCGAGCTCCAAGGAGGGCAAGTGGATCCGAGTGAACCCCCGTTGATCCAGCGCTTCAAGTCCTGGCTCGAGCCAGCGCCTTCGGCGGAGGACGCTGCTCGGGAGCAGTTCTTCACCAAGGGGCTCGTCGTCCTCGACACGAACATCCTCCTCAGCTTGTACGAGTACACCGAGTCGGCTCGCGAAGACGTGTTCACGGCGCTGGAGGCTGTATCGGATCGGCTCTGGATGCCGCATCAGGTGGGCCTGGAGTTCGTACGCGGGCGGCGAAGCACCTTGGAGTCGCGCAAGGCCGCTCTCACCGGCGCGGCCAAGGACGTCAACCGCCACCTGACGCAAGCCGTGGCATCAGTCATCGCAGCACGCAACGTCGTGATCAACCAGCTGGTGAAGTACGGAGCGCCGCTCGACGCCGGCGAGGAGCTGGCGCTGCTCATCAGCGACTCATCCGTGAGCGCCCTGCTGCAGGAGAACCGCGCCCTGCTCAAGAAGCACCTCGACGGGCTCAAGTCGCAGCACGGGCTGCCGGCGAACCTTGCTGAGGCCGATGATCCCGTCCTCCTCCGCGTGGCTCGCATGTACGGCGACCGCATCGGCGCTCAGCCGGACGACTCCGTACTGCGGGCGCGGATCGAGGAGGCCGTCGGCTTCCGCTTCCCCAACGAGATCCCCCCAGGCTACCGGGACTTCGGCAAGGACACCCCCGTGAAGGCCGCAGGTGACTTCCTGCTCTGGGAGGAAGTCGTCGAGCACGCACAGAGCCTTGCACCCGGATCCCGCATCCTCTTCATCTCCAACGACACGAAGGAGGACTGGTACGAGACCAGGAAGGGCGCCGGGGGCACCCAGCGGCCCTGGCCCAGGCTCTTTGACGAAGTGCGCACGCGGGCCGGTGCGGAACTCCGTATCGAGACCCCCTCCCTCTTCTACGCCGGCATCAAGCAGTTCCTCCACACCGATCTGGACGCGACTACGTACGAAGAGATCGAGCGGGTCTCGTCAGCCCAAGATCTCCCGGCCGACGAGGACGAGGTGACCAGCCTTGTCACCGTGCACAGCGCGGCGCATCTGGCGCCGCCTCGAGGTCTCGCTACCCAAGCAGCCATTTCCGTCGGACTTACCACGACGGGAACGCGGACTGCACTGGAGTCGGCGGCGCCGTCGTTCCGCATCTTCCAGTGGTGGATCATCGGCGTCACAGCCCAGCTGGAGCGGCGAGAGGCTTCCGCGGCTAATTTCAAGATCGATATCGCTGCCGCTGTCCGAAGCGATGAGCCCCCGCACGGCTCGTGGGAACCTGCGACCGTGTTCAAGCCGGGGGACTGGGTCCACCGTGATTCCTGCTGGATCGCGGCCTGGTTCATCCGGCTCCTGAACGAGCTGCCGAAGCACGACCACCCGGTCCTCCGAAGCCTTGCCGCGCAGCAGGCCGAAGCGAATCGGTCGGCCTCTGAGTAGGCCGGGCCACCGCCGCAGGACCGCCCGAACGACCCCGTTTGCATCCCACCTAGCCACCCGCGCCCTGCTGCGGAGCAGCGCGCTGAAGAGGAGCCATGGAGAACGAGGAAGCGTACGCCGCCTGGAAGCTCCACAAGCCCAATACCAAGTTCGCCGTAGACGAGCTGGCGACTCTGCTCGGAGCGGCTGATGAGTCCGCCGAGGCGGTCTTCAGCGCCTACCTGTTTGCGAAGAAGGCCATGGCCCGCTCGATGCAGGAACTGCTCCGCGCCACCCTGCCGCCGTCACGTCCTGCCTTTGAAGAGCTGCGTTCGCGCGTCGGTGAGACATTGCAGGAGCGCTTCGGCGACCGGATCCCCGAGAGGTACCTGGCTGTCCCGTACGACTCCGCCGCCTGCCAGGACCTGTTCGGGCTCCTGCGCGAGCACCTGGGCAAGCCGGTGGATGCGGCCGTCCTGCGCGCCATCAATGCGGATGACGTCCACACTGAACGGCGCATCCGCGAACTGCGGGAGCTCGGTCTCCGCATCGATTCGGTGAAGCGCGACGGATTCGGTGGCTACCTGCTGGCGTCGCTGGATCTCGATCCCGCCCTGATGCCGACCCTCGTTGCCAAGGCGATCAAGAAGGCACCCCTGCCTGAGGCCGAGCAGAAGAAGCTGATCGCTGCCCTCGACCGGTGACTCAGCTGATGCGCGGACCCTGCCCGCGCATCAGCTGATCGAGGAGTTCCGCCAAGGCGCCGATGTTGTGGAGGCCGACGCACTCCCAAGGACATACGGCGCGTCCGCGCCCCTCCACCGTAACGCTCAACTGCGTGCAGGGGTTTGTAGCCCGGGGGCAACCTCGCGTCTGTCCGTTGCCGCAGTCTGCGAACTCGGCTTGTAGCCCGATCGGATTGAGTCGACCCTCTCTGAAGCCCGCGAGGTCAGCGGCCTCTAGGATGACCCTCCTGTGAGCCGAGGTCACCCTGGGTACAACAGCTAGCCGTCCGTTCGCGGGGGTGACGGCATGGTTCTGCATGAAGAGTGGGGGCTCGGAGTGGGGTTCGCGGCGTATGTCGAGTGGCAGGACGCACTGGAGCATGCGTTCTTCAGTGAAGAGTGGAACGGCCAACCGGTCGTCCTCTTCGTTGACGAGCGCGAGGCCAGGTCGCTGCAGCGGAAGTGCGGGGTCAGTGTTCCGCTGGCAGAGGCGGTCAAGCAGGTCGTTCAGCCAACTGCGCCACGGCCGTTTCAGGCGGTGGAGGACTACGAGTCATCGCGACGGGATGACAGCCGCGCTCCGTCAGTGCTGCCGCTGCTCGCCTGCTCCGTCATGGCCGCCACTCGGATGGCGAACGACGGAGCGCACAGGGCCAACAACTACCACGACCGCTTCTCTGAACTCTTGGCGGACAGGGCCGGCGTTCTGACGTCTCAGCATTACCTCCCCGTCGCTGAAATGTGGCGGCGCCTGGCTGCATGGCAGGTGCGAAGGGGTGGTAAGCGCGGAGTGTGCACCATCCCCTCGAGGGAATCCCTTCCCCACCACCAGGCCCGAATCGGCTATGCCCTGTCCCAGGCCGTGCTGCGGGACTCGGATCGTCAGCAACTGCTTCGGTTCTTCAACGTCATGCGCGCAAGGGACGAGGCCTCATGGCCCTTGCCGGGGGACGTGCTGACTGACGGGATCAGTGTCTGGGACTACGAGGCCAAGTTCTCCAAGTCCTTCCAGCACTCGCTGCGCGACCCTGATTTCCGTCCTCTTGTCGAAGACTTGCTGGCGGCAATCGCGGACGCTTGGGACGGGTCTGACACCTACATCCCGCACGGTTCGCTGCGCGGGGAGCTGCTCGTGCGCTTCGAGAGCCGTCGGCTGGGATGGCTGGCCCGCCTGGCGCACCCCGGTGACCCGGAGTACCAGCTGGAGAACGGTTTCAGCCTGCGCCGGATCGGGGCCACTGAGTACTACATGCCGGAGGGGCTTCCCCTCCCGACAGCTCGCAGTCTGCACCGGGGGGTACAGCTGCACGGAGACGGCATCGCAGTCTCCCGCTCCGCCTCGCCCCTCGTTCTGCTCCGTCAGAACGTCGCTCTGGACTGCCGAACCAGTGCGGAGCGATTCTCGCCGGGCGAGGACCACATGATCCTCTCCGCGCCCGAAGCGGCTCCCGACGTTGAGCGACTCCTCAGGCGTGCGGCTTCGCCGGGACGGAAGAAGGAGCCGGGACGCCTCTCCTGGATGCCGGACGGATGGACTCTCCACCATCATGTGGTCTTTGATGATCCAGTCGCTCTTCGCTCGGCCATCCTCGATACCGCGGGCGCGGTGGTAGGGACGCTGCCGGCAGCGCAATTCAAGGCCCGCTTGCAAGGCGGGCTCCTGATCGCGCCGGACATCAGCAGCAGCCTCTACCTGACGGGTGGCGAGCCGGACCTTGCATTGCCTGGTGGCGCCCCCGGCAGGGTTCTCCTTGACGGCCTTGACGTGCCGTCAAGGCCCCGGACTGCTGCACCGCTGCGGCTCTCTGACTGCGGACCCGGCCTCGGCAGGCACACGGTCCAGGCAGGCGGAAGCAGCTTGGAGTTCACGACCGCCGAGTCGGCTCCTTCGCTTCGCGAAACAGCTGCTCCAATCGGCTTTCCCTTCGTCGGAGGGCGCGCCGAGGCATACGCCGGACAGGCCAGCGGCGATACAGCGATCCGAGGTGCCGCGCTTGACACACACCTGGCAGAGGCTGATGCCGAGTGGCCTGTCCTGCTGTGCCGCCGCGGAGCCGATGAGACTCTCTTCCTTTCAACCGACGGACGTGGGTGGCGAGTTGCCGAACCCGACGTCCCGGGGTGGTGGGAGAGGCTGCCGGAGACCCCATCGGGGTACTGCTTCGAAGTCCGCGTTCCGGCCTGCGGTGGATGGATCTTCCAGAACAGCCGCGCTACCTGGCGCCTTGAAGCAGCGCTGCCAGCCTTTCCCAGCCTGAAGCCGGAGACGCACTTCGGTCGATGGGCTCAGGCTGTACGGGCTGTAGCTGACGTCGGCACGGGGGACGAGTGGGAAGCGTGCGTACGGCTCGCGCAGGGGGCGATGCGGTGATGGAGGTCGGGGACCTGCTCCTCAGGTGGGCTAGCGAGATCGGTGACGGGAAGATCACTGACTTCAGGGCAGCCCTCACTTGGATAACCCGCAGCCGGGGGATCAGCGTCCGTGAAGGGGCGGAAGGGCGGTGGCTGCGGGATGTATCGGCGCTCGGCTACATCGATGTCGACTGGCGGGCCGGCCTGTGGGCTGTAGCGCCGCCCGTATTGACGACCCTTCCTTACTCGGACGGTCTCGCACTCCTTACGGGTCGGCGCTCCGCGGCCATCAGCAGAGCTGTGGAGGATCTCTACGACGCCGGCGAGCGGATCCATTGGATTCGCAATGAGACCGCTGAAGGAGACATCGCCGTGCCCGACACCGTGCTGTTGGGGTACGAGCACCCTGACAAGCTCGTACAGCATGCGGAGAAGGTCGGATGCACGTTTGTGCCCTGCGCGTCCCTCCGTCTCTTCGCCCTGCTGCCGGAACTGGCGCCCGGCTCCCCGGCTGCTCCTCCGGCCATCGGCAATGCCCACACGGTGGAGCGCTACAACCACGAGAACCGGCAGTACGAACCCGCACAGTCGTATTCCGAAGAGGGACTCTACCGGTGGCGCAGCACTGACTGGGCGCGCCTCGTGCAGATCCGGCGGGGGCAGGAGTGGCACAGCACGGAGCATGAGAACGGCGTCTTCTTGGAGCACGCCAGGCTTGGGACCGGCACCATGCGGTGGCGGCCGGAGTCCGGAAAGGGCCGTGAGCGGACTGGCAGGCTCTCTGTCGACTGGGGAGCCCCGCTTCCGCCCCTCCACGCAAGAGCCGCCGTTCTGTGCACGGGAATCCAGCCCCGGATCCATGAGAAGGCGCAAATCGTCCGCTACGACAACATTCCCCGGCACGCAGCCGAGAAGCTGGCCGCATCACTGCTCCAGCAGCTCGAAGTCGAGGAGCCTGCAGTCTCCCGGAAGGCCGCACGATGACTTCTTCGTCCCCCCGCCCGGGCCGTCCCTCGGCGTCTGACATCCCCGGCTCGTTCCGAGCGCTGAGGGACACCCTCATGCGGTACTACGACACGCCGTTTGCGGTCGATGACGAATCCGTCATGCGCGAGAGGCGGGATCTCCTCAACACGGACGGCGGGGCGTGGAGGGAGCCGCTTCTCGAGCTGCGACCGCAGTACCAGATGAGCGGGATGCCTCTGGAGGACTCCTTCCGGGCAGCCGGGGCGCACCCCCAGGCAGCGGATTTCGCCCGGTTCGCGCTGCCCGACGGCGTGGAGGAGCTCTTCCGCCATCAGCACGAGGCTCTTGTCAGTGCGTGCGGAGACGGCCGTGACTTCGTCGTTACCGCTGGTACTGGTTCAGGCAAGACCGAGGCATTCCTGCTTCCGCTGATTGCAGATCTCGTGGCCGAGTCTTCTCAATGGACCGGGCGGGGAAGCACGCAGTCCCGCTGGTGGCAGGACGGTGAAGGGTTCGCTCCCAGCCGGAGCGGCGAGCCCGGGCATCCGGCAGCGATGCGGGCCCTCGTCCTCTACCCGACCAATGCCCTCGCCGACGACCAGCTGGTGCGGTTGCGCCGGGCGCTCGACAGCGATCCGGCCCGTGCGTGGCTGGACCAGCACCGCAATGGCCACCGCTTCTACTTCGGCCGCTACACCGGGGCCACCCCCGTCTCCGGGCCTTCGGACTCCCGCCCCGCTCTGGACCGGATGCGCACCTACATGACGGGACTCGAGGACCGAGAGAACCGCAGCGGCAAGAAATCTCATGACTTCATTCCGCGCGTAGGCGGCTCCGAGATGCACGCCCGCTGGGACATGCAGCATGCTGCTCCCGACATCCTGGTCACCAACTACTCGATGCTCAACATCATGCTGACCCGGCCGCGGGAGGATCCGCTCTTCCGCGCCACTAAGCGATGGCTTGAGACCACCCCGGGGGCCCGCTTCACTCTCGTCCTGGACGAACTCCACATGTACCGGGGAACGGCTGGAACCGAAGTCGCCTACCTGCTCCGCAAACTCCGCCACCGCCTCGGCCTGGACTCAGCGCCGGACAGGTTCCGTGTCCTCGCCGCGTCAGCCTCTCTGGAAGCCGGACGCGACGACGACTTCCTAGAGGCGTTCTTCGCTCTGCCGAGCGGCCGGCAGACGGTGATCCCCGGCCACCTCGTGATGCCCGCGCCGCGGCCAGTCGACCTTTCGGAGCATCTGAGCGCACTCTCCGGGGCCGCCGCCCAGCAGCTCACGAGCAAAGAGGCCAACGAGCTCCTGGACTCCACCGGCGCTGCCGACGCACTCGCCCTGACGCTTGCGCCGGAGGGAAAGCCGCAGGCTATGGCGCTCCCCGATGCGGCCGAGAAGCTCTTTCCCGGCGCGCCTACGCACGACGGGCAGGCAGAGGGATTGCGGGGTGTCCTCAGGGCGCTCGCTGTCGCCGACGGGAAGGGGCGCCCGAAGCTCCGCGCCCACATGTTCTTCCGCAACATCGACGGCATGTGGGCCTGCTCAGACCCCATGTGCCCCGACGTGCCCGGGGAGCGGACTCCGAAGCGCCGTGTCGGCCGCCTGTTCCGTACGCCCACCCCTCGGTGCAGCTGCGGCGCGCGCGTGCTGGAGCTCCTGTACTGCCAGAGCTGCGGCGACCTCATGCTCGGCGGATACGCCGTGCCGTCCTCGATGGGGCGTGAGGCGTTCAAGGGCTCACTCCATACGGATTTCCCGGACTTCGACCGGCTGCCGGACGAGGTGACCGGCGCCCCCGATGCGGGCAACTACGTTGTCTACTGGCCGCGTACTGCGGCGCTCGGCACGGAGGAAGCGTCGTGGAGCGGTGGCGAGTCGAACAAGGGGCGCCGTGCGGCGTTCGAGTTCCGGGAGAGCCGGTATCTGCCGGACACCGGGCGCCTGGTCAACGACAAGGCCAGTCCGACCGGGTGGTCCTTCCACGTGGTGCCCGACCGGAAGGGGGAGGGCAATCCCATCGACCTCAAGTCCCTGCCGGCCGTTCCGACCCGCTGTCCCGCTTGCGGGGACGACTGGGAGCAAAGGCAGGTCCGCGACGCCCGAACCGGGGCGATGAAGCCGGTGGGCATCGACCACCCCTCTCGTCTGCGCAGCAGTCCGGTGCGGCGGATGCGTACCGGCTTTGAGAAGCTCAACCAGGTACTGACCTCCGAAGTCCTCGGCCACCTTCCGGACGCAGAGCGCAAACTCATCGCGTTCTCGGACAGCCGTGACGATGCTGCGGATCTCGCGAGCGGCCTGTCCCTGCGCCACTACCAGGACCTCCTCCGCCTCATGGCGGCCGAAGCCGTTCAGGAGCAAGGCGATCCGCAAGCGGACCTTCGGCTGTTCAAGGCCTTCTACGGTGATGGAGGCGCTTCCACCGACCGGGACCAGGCAGTCGCAGCCATTACGCGGCTGCGCGGCAGGCATCCGCGAGAAGTAGCCGACCTCAAGGACATCCTCCAGGACGACCCGCTCGCCGACCCTGCGCGGATGCCGGAACTCGAGTCTGTGCTCGGCCGCCTGCCGTCGTTCTCAGATCTGCGCTACGACCTTCGAGGCCGCCTGCTCGACCGGGGGATCAATCCTGGCGGCCCAGCGGCGTCCTTGCAGGACCACAAGGGGATCCGGTGGACGTCCCTCTTCGACTGGAAGGGCGACCGGGGACGCAAAGCCGGCCTTACCGGTGACCAGGAGGAGTTCCTCTCACGAATCGAAGACAACCTGGGCCGAGAGTTCGTGCAAGGGCTGTTTACCGGTGCCGGGATGGACTTCGAGTCCCTCGGGCTCGGCTGGCTCAGCTTCTCCGACGACCGGTCCCCAGTCGACCTGCCCACGGGCTCCGACCTCTCCCTGGCCAGGGCCAGCCTGCGGGTCCTGGGCATGATGCGCCGCTTCAAGGAACTGCGCGGCGGCTCTGAGAAGCCGCCGGCACCGCTGGCCCGATTCTGGAAGGCCGTCGCCCAGAGGGAAGGTGCGGAGTACGGGGATGTGATCGATCGCGTCCTCGGAGTCTGGGGAACCGCCGTCGTCCAGTACACGATCGATCCTGCCAAGGTCTCTTTGAGGGTGGGCAGCGGGCGCACCTGGACCTGCCCCACCTGCCGCCGCCCCCACCTCCATCCGGGCGCGGGTATCTGCACCAAGTGCCGAGCCCAGCTGCCCGCGGACCCGCAGAAGTACGAGGGCGCTCTCAACGACGACTACTACGCCTGGAAGGCGGAGAGCGGCACCGGAGGGTTTGCATTGCGCGCCGCCGAACTCACTGGTCAGACCGATCGGATCGAAGCGCAATCCCGTCAGGCGAGGTTCCAGGACGTCTTCCTCGGCGAAGACGACGTCGAGGCTGCCGACGGCATCGAAGTCCTCTCGGTGACAACGACCATGGAGGCCGGCGTCGACGTCGGCTCCCTCCACACCATCATGCTGGCCAACATGCCGCCCACGCGGTTCAACTACCAGCAGCGGGTCGGACGCGCAGGCCGTCGGGGCAATCCGACCGCTGTCGCCCTCACTGTCTGCCGAGGCCGCAGCCACGACGAGCACTACTTCGCCCGGCCTGAGGAGATCACCAACGCGCCGACTCCCGCTCCCTACCTCGCGCTCGGCATGGAGTCCGTCTTCAAGCGGGTCCTACTCGG
This genomic interval from Streptomyces sp. NBC_00464 contains the following:
- a CDS encoding PIN-like domain-containing protein; this encodes MDPSEPPLIQRFKSWLEPAPSAEDAAREQFFTKGLVVLDTNILLSLYEYTESAREDVFTALEAVSDRLWMPHQVGLEFVRGRRSTLESRKAALTGAAKDVNRHLTQAVASVIAARNVVINQLVKYGAPLDAGEELALLISDSSVSALLQENRALLKKHLDGLKSQHGLPANLAEADDPVLLRVARMYGDRIGAQPDDSVLRARIEEAVGFRFPNEIPPGYRDFGKDTPVKAAGDFLLWEEVVEHAQSLAPGSRILFISNDTKEDWYETRKGAGGTQRPWPRLFDEVRTRAGAELRIETPSLFYAGIKQFLHTDLDATTYEEIERVSSAQDLPADEDEVTSLVTVHSAAHLAPPRGLATQAAISVGLTTTGTRTALESAAPSFRIFQWWIIGVTAQLERREASAANFKIDIAAAVRSDEPPHGSWEPATVFKPGDWVHRDSCWIAAWFIRLLNELPKHDHPVLRSLAAQQAEANRSASE
- a CDS encoding DUF6112 family protein, yielding MYLADQVIQLAYDPGIKPNEGGLPGLNVLKQVMGSINLFGLIAVVGALAVSAGVWAWGHHSGGHQAEANGKKGVLVSAGAALLLGAANGVVAFFSTLGTQVH
- a CDS encoding C40 family peptidase — protein: MKKTTGALVGLCATGPLLLALPILGIGAGTASASCSTDGAQGVDTSAVAKQVKAILDGGDRGSVSVPGLDAPADQVPNAKTVQATGVAMNIPARGQVVALATALQESGLRNLTYGDRDSLGLFQQRPSMGWGTASQILDPVHASTKFYEGLKKVSGWQSLSVTQAAQAVQKSGFPEAYAKWEPLATALQKAIEPLLQKAGGSSPSPSPSGSADTGSPSPDSAGGCSADGDGTDFGTIPAGALPKEYKIPASAPPKVQTAIRWALGQLGTPYQWVGTCTDSHGKDPMGRCDCSSLMQGAYKAAGVTLTRTTYTQVKDGKAVSVDALKPGDLLFTEGTAAVPEHVGMAIGQGLIVHAPHTGDVVRITTVASWKSRILAARRVV
- a CDS encoding DNA-methyltransferase, which translates into the protein MSYTLHRADALTVLKSLPDESVQAVITDPPYNSGGRTSSDRTGRTARAKYVTSNSAHDLANFPGENRDQRSYRSWLTELLTEACRASTEHAVAMVFTDWRQEPTTSDALQMAGWTWSGTIPWIKPSSRPRKGGPKQDSEFIIWGVKGSLDNTRDLYLPGHYIASQPRKGRVHITQKPVEVMQQLVQVCPEGGTVLDPFTGSGSTGVAALREGRRFVGVELSAHYADVAEERLRAELTKDDFELAGPEA